One part of the Paenibacillus silvisoli genome encodes these proteins:
- the coaW gene encoding type II pantothenate kinase, protein MRIGIDVGGTLIKLAFVSKFDMEYKKVAIAELDAVVSWVESVKPASVCVTGGGAARLKERLSANVSEMIEFEATVAGANSLLGKNGANPQAFVLVNVGTGTSIHYVDAAKHRRIGGTGIGGGTLMGLSRLVTGLSNFNDIVSLAKQGVRERIDLTVSDIYNGAETPIPGHLTASNFAKLSHIDGIDRISKQDLLAAVVGMVGETVATASVLAAGQFGTTSIVYIGSSFIDNDHLRAVIQDYTVLRGAAPLFLEQGEYCGAIGALLKLDDR, encoded by the coding sequence ATGAGAATCGGAATCGATGTGGGCGGGACGCTCATTAAGCTGGCTTTTGTAAGCAAATTTGACATGGAGTATAAAAAAGTTGCAATCGCCGAGCTGGATGCCGTCGTGTCCTGGGTGGAAAGCGTGAAGCCTGCTTCCGTTTGCGTCACTGGCGGAGGAGCGGCCCGGCTCAAAGAGCGGCTATCCGCGAACGTGTCCGAAATGATTGAATTCGAGGCCACCGTTGCCGGCGCGAACTCCCTACTGGGTAAGAACGGTGCAAATCCGCAGGCGTTTGTCCTTGTGAACGTGGGTACAGGCACCTCGATTCATTATGTCGACGCGGCTAAGCATCGTCGTATCGGCGGTACCGGCATTGGCGGCGGTACGTTAATGGGGCTCTCCCGGCTCGTTACCGGGCTGTCGAATTTCAACGACATTGTTTCGTTGGCGAAGCAAGGCGTTCGCGAGCGCATCGATTTGACGGTCAGCGATATTTATAACGGCGCCGAGACGCCGATACCGGGCCATTTAACGGCGAGCAACTTTGCGAAGCTCAGTCATATCGACGGGATCGACCGGATTTCGAAGCAGGATCTGCTGGCGGCCGTTGTCGGCATGGTAGGGGAAACGGTAGCGACCGCAAGCGTGCTGGCGGCCGGACAATTCGGAACGACCTCGATCGTTTACATCGGTTCGTCTTTTATCGATAATGACCATCTAAGAGCGGTTATCCAAGATTATACCGTGCTTCGGGGAGCTGCGCCGCTGTTTCTGGAGCAAGGCGAATATTGCGGCGCGATTGGCGCGCTATTGAAGCTTGATGATCGATAA
- the abc-f gene encoding ribosomal protection-like ABC-F family protein encodes MTLVTLRGLKKSYGDTMVLANVDADIAGSERIGLVGMNGAGKTTLANLIFGSIQPDEGKLTFHKQQLRIGYLLQSTSYTVHAFSSMMEREPDARETEQFLATASHLGLHKVKEWDGERLAGLSGGEKTKLAIAHIWSSKPDILLLDEPTNHLDFDGVDWLVQELKRYNGTTIIISHDRYFLDQTVDRIIELEDGKSTPFPGNYTFYREEKARRYQSQLHHFEEQQKYEQKIEAEINRLKNWSDKAHREAGKTGKMAEMRGVKEFYRSKAKSMDKQIKSRLHRLEKIDLEGVKKPKEEAKVLFGWDQPEKRGRRLVEAQRIGKSYSGRPLFKDSSFYVQRGEKIGLLGPNGSGKTTFIQMLLGQKDVDSGRLWISPTAKAAYLTQDVTDLDQRRTVLELLQGSHDIRSDVGKARTMLANMGFDAAMLQKPIHQLSLGERTRIKLSQLMMREQDLLILDEPTNHLDLASREQLEETLSEYNGTLIVVSHDRYLIDRICDKLLVIEDGAIRRIESGYQEYRERPKKGANAGGSAEDSSKQLEEELLVISNRIVTLLGEISLLKPTDSQYAALDEEYKQLLRQKKQLSMR; translated from the coding sequence ATGACATTAGTAACATTACGAGGCTTAAAGAAAAGCTACGGCGATACCATGGTGCTTGCGAACGTAGACGCCGATATCGCAGGCAGTGAACGGATCGGCCTGGTCGGCATGAACGGAGCCGGCAAAACGACGCTGGCCAATTTGATTTTCGGATCGATCCAGCCCGACGAAGGCAAACTGACCTTCCACAAACAGCAGCTGCGGATCGGTTACTTGCTTCAATCGACCTCCTATACGGTGCATGCGTTCAGCTCGATGATGGAGCGGGAGCCGGACGCCCGCGAAACGGAGCAATTTCTGGCCACGGCGAGCCACTTGGGCTTGCATAAAGTGAAGGAATGGGACGGCGAACGGCTGGCCGGGCTCAGCGGCGGGGAGAAGACGAAGCTCGCCATCGCGCATATTTGGTCGTCTAAGCCGGATATTTTGCTGCTCGACGAGCCGACGAACCATTTGGACTTCGACGGCGTCGACTGGCTTGTGCAGGAGCTGAAGCGATACAACGGCACGACGATCATTATTTCGCACGACCGGTATTTTCTCGATCAAACGGTGGATCGCATCATCGAGCTGGAGGACGGGAAGTCTACGCCTTTCCCTGGCAACTATACGTTCTATCGGGAGGAGAAGGCGCGCCGCTATCAGAGCCAGCTGCATCATTTCGAGGAGCAGCAGAAGTATGAGCAGAAGATCGAGGCGGAGATCAACCGGCTGAAAAATTGGTCGGATAAAGCGCATCGGGAAGCCGGCAAAACAGGTAAAATGGCGGAGATGCGAGGCGTAAAGGAATTTTACAGGAGCAAGGCCAAGAGCATGGATAAGCAGATTAAGTCGCGCTTGCACCGGCTTGAGAAGATCGATCTCGAAGGCGTGAAGAAGCCGAAGGAGGAAGCGAAGGTGCTCTTCGGCTGGGATCAGCCGGAGAAGCGCGGCCGCAGGCTCGTGGAAGCGCAGCGTATCGGCAAATCGTATAGCGGCCGGCCGCTGTTCAAGGACAGCTCCTTCTATGTGCAGCGGGGCGAGAAGATCGGCCTGCTCGGTCCGAACGGCAGCGGCAAAACGACCTTTATCCAGATGCTGCTTGGACAGAAGGACGTCGATTCCGGCCGGCTGTGGATCAGCCCGACGGCGAAGGCTGCCTATCTGACTCAAGATGTGACCGATCTGGATCAGCGGCGGACCGTGCTTGAGCTGCTCCAGGGCAGCCATGACATTCGCAGCGATGTCGGCAAAGCGCGAACGATGCTCGCGAATATGGGCTTCGATGCGGCCATGCTGCAGAAGCCGATTCATCAGCTGAGTCTTGGCGAGCGGACCCGGATCAAGCTGTCGCAGCTCATGATGCGGGAGCAGGACTTGCTCATTCTCGATGAGCCGACCAACCATCTGGATTTGGCCAGCCGAGAGCAGCTGGAGGAGACGCTGTCCGAATATAACGGAACATTGATTGTCGTATCCCATGACCGATATTTAATCGACCGCATTTGCGACAAGCTGCTGGTCATTGAAGATGGCGCGATTCGCCGGATCGAATCGGGATACCAAGAATATCGCGAGCGTCCCAAAAAGGGCGCGAATGCCGGAGGTTCGGCGGAAGACAGCAGCAAGCAGCTGGAAGAGGAGCTGCTCGTCATTTCGAACCGGATCGTGACGC
- a CDS encoding AraC family transcriptional regulator produces the protein MKDILSSNGYMKVEFPFWITRTVQGSIREHGHEFVELVYVVRGKGKHVFEGTHYDVHAGDVFIINPGETHAYEVEKGEQMEIINCLFMPSFIPDALLGELEITGSMDYFYVHPFLKHEVRFNHRLNLHGQDAAHALQLLENMIREMNGRSIGHTTLIRLQMIELLVLLSRYYTLMQQQRIHPSPRQMEREMTAKRIYGYLERNYEKKITLQSLSSLFNASIRQLNRLMQEEYNRSVFEALHEIRIERAKHLLHDTDEKVIVIATMVGYEDQSFFNRLFLRHVGCSPSQYRASGYTGEETIIANGTEPS, from the coding sequence ATGAAGGATATTTTGAGCAGCAACGGCTACATGAAGGTTGAATTTCCGTTCTGGATTACACGAACCGTGCAAGGCTCCATTCGGGAGCATGGGCATGAATTTGTCGAGCTCGTCTATGTCGTCCGCGGGAAGGGGAAGCATGTCTTCGAAGGGACGCACTATGACGTTCATGCCGGCGACGTCTTCATCATCAACCCCGGCGAAACGCATGCGTACGAGGTGGAGAAGGGCGAGCAGATGGAAATCATCAACTGCTTGTTCATGCCTTCTTTTATCCCGGATGCGCTTCTGGGCGAGCTCGAAATTACCGGCTCGATGGACTATTTCTATGTGCATCCGTTTTTGAAGCACGAGGTGCGATTCAACCATCGGCTCAATTTGCATGGCCAAGATGCGGCTCATGCGCTGCAGCTGCTGGAAAATATGATCCGCGAGATGAACGGGCGCTCCATCGGCCACACGACGCTCATCAGGCTGCAAATGATCGAGCTGCTCGTGCTGCTCTCGCGGTATTACACGCTGATGCAGCAGCAGCGCATCCATCCGTCGCCCCGCCAAATGGAGCGCGAAATGACGGCGAAGCGCATTTACGGCTACTTGGAGCGCAATTACGAGAAGAAGATTACGCTGCAGTCGCTGTCGTCCTTGTTCAATGCCAGCATCCGGCAGCTGAACCGGCTGATGCAGGAAGAATATAACCGAAGCGTCTTCGAGGCGCTTCACGAAATACGGATCGAGCGGGCCAAGCATCTGCTGCACGATACGGACGAGAAGGTGATCGTCATCGCGACCATGGTCGGCTACGAGGATCAGTCGTTTTTTAATCGGCTGTTTCTGCGGCATGTCGGCTGTTCGCCAAGCCAATACCGCGCGAGCGGCTATACCGGAGAGGAGACGATTATCGCTAATGGCACAGAGCCCTCCTAA
- a CDS encoding HoxN/HupN/NixA family nickel/cobalt transporter → MHNLWKSRKSWAGYIIVVIALHLLGLTGLMIAVRADAGFWSLGLLAYTLGMRHAFDADHIAAIDNTVRKLVQQKRNPLGVGFYFSLGHSSVVFLMVLAIAFSVKWIQNEMPMMQHTGKLIGTSVSGIFLLLIGIVNLLILINLFQMFRGLRAGRHSQDEIDRLMEARGFFSRLFKPLFRLINRSWHVYPLGFLFGLGFDTATEVGLMALSAGAAQSSVSMLGILALPLLFAAGMSLLDTADGMFMSEAYRWAFHTPLRKMFYNVTVTSVSVVSALLIGMVELLQILTERLNLQGPFLQWVSSLDLGDLGYFLVAIFILAWIVSVTVWKTMKLEQRY, encoded by the coding sequence ATGCATAACCTTTGGAAGTCTCGAAAATCGTGGGCGGGCTACATCATTGTCGTCATCGCCTTGCATCTATTGGGGCTTACCGGCCTCATGATCGCGGTCCGCGCGGACGCCGGTTTTTGGAGTCTCGGGCTGCTCGCATACACGCTCGGCATGAGGCATGCGTTCGATGCCGATCATATCGCGGCAATCGACAATACGGTCCGGAAGCTGGTGCAGCAGAAACGAAACCCGTTGGGCGTCGGCTTCTATTTCTCGCTTGGCCATTCGTCCGTCGTGTTTCTGATGGTGCTGGCGATCGCGTTCTCGGTCAAATGGATCCAGAACGAAATGCCGATGATGCAGCACACGGGCAAGCTGATCGGCACATCCGTATCCGGGATCTTTCTGCTGCTGATCGGCATTGTCAATTTGCTTATCTTGATCAATCTGTTTCAGATGTTCCGCGGCCTGCGCGCGGGCCGGCACAGCCAGGACGAGATCGATCGGCTCATGGAAGCCAGAGGCTTCTTCTCGCGCCTGTTCAAGCCGCTATTTCGTCTCATTAACCGCAGCTGGCATGTGTACCCGCTCGGCTTTCTGTTCGGGCTCGGCTTCGACACCGCGACTGAGGTAGGGCTGATGGCGCTTTCCGCCGGGGCAGCGCAAAGCTCCGTTTCGATGCTGGGCATCCTCGCGCTGCCGCTGCTGTTCGCGGCGGGCATGAGCCTGCTCGACACGGCCGACGGCATGTTTATGAGCGAAGCTTACCGCTGGGCGTTCCACACGCCGCTTCGCAAAATGTTTTACAACGTCACGGTCACCAGCGTATCCGTCGTTTCGGCGCTATTGATCGGCATGGTGGAGCTGCTGCAAATATTGACGGAGCGGCTGAACCTGCAAGGACCGTTTCTGCAATGGGTGAGCTCGCTTGACCTTGGAGACCTCGGTTATTTTCTCGTAGCGATCTTCATCCTGGCCTGGATCGTGTCCGTAACGGTTTGGAAAACGATGAAGCTCGAGCAGCGGTACTAG
- a CDS encoding sulfatase-like hydrolase/transferase — MAQSPPNILLITADQLRYDCVGYSRVYPVQTPHLDKLAAQSTVFHHAYSHIPVCSPARQSMLHGRRAETIGALWNYNAFLPVGYLQPDQYSWSAALAGHGYASAFLGKWGVNPELDPTAFGYGSYVGVDDYRAFRKSLYPEVSYTNGFFGEKNPIPVEDAETHWFANRAIEEMERLQAGGGPWHVALHFEEPHLPCRPAGEFAAMYHPDDIPEWLGFQETFAGKPYIQRQQLLSWGIENYAWADWAPVVARYYGIISQLDDAIGRVLSALERIGAADNTLIVFTADHGDMCGSHRMMDKHYILYDDVVRVPLMISWPGQVQAGVERDDFVYNLLDMAPTLFELAGLDANNDAAFHGRSLTPLVTAGESDQPWRDEVVASYNGQQFGLYTQRMIRTREWKYIWNLTDTDELYRLDDDPGELDNVIGRKEHADVVAELRKRLFDRLSGDEDPAVANEWTRRQLLEGAKA; from the coding sequence ATGGCACAGAGCCCTCCTAATATATTACTCATTACAGCCGACCAATTGCGTTACGATTGCGTCGGCTATAGCCGCGTCTATCCCGTTCAGACGCCGCATCTGGATAAGCTCGCGGCGCAAAGCACCGTGTTTCACCACGCCTATTCGCATATTCCGGTTTGCAGTCCGGCGCGGCAGTCGATGCTGCACGGCAGAAGAGCCGAAACGATCGGGGCGCTGTGGAATTACAACGCGTTTCTGCCTGTCGGCTATTTGCAGCCCGATCAATATTCCTGGAGCGCCGCATTGGCAGGGCACGGTTATGCGTCGGCTTTTCTCGGCAAATGGGGCGTTAACCCGGAGCTCGATCCGACGGCGTTCGGCTACGGCTCCTACGTCGGCGTAGACGATTATCGCGCGTTCCGGAAAAGCCTCTACCCGGAAGTGAGTTACACGAACGGCTTTTTCGGCGAGAAAAATCCGATCCCGGTCGAGGATGCGGAAACGCATTGGTTCGCGAACCGGGCTATCGAGGAGATGGAGCGGCTGCAGGCCGGCGGAGGCCCGTGGCATGTGGCTCTTCATTTTGAGGAGCCGCATTTGCCATGCCGCCCGGCTGGCGAGTTCGCAGCGATGTATCATCCGGATGATATTCCGGAGTGGCTCGGCTTCCAGGAGACGTTTGCCGGCAAGCCGTACATTCAACGTCAGCAGCTGCTCAGCTGGGGAATCGAAAATTACGCGTGGGCGGACTGGGCGCCTGTCGTCGCGCGCTATTACGGCATTATCAGCCAGCTTGACGACGCGATCGGCCGCGTGCTGAGCGCGCTTGAAAGGATTGGGGCGGCCGATAACACGTTGATCGTTTTTACGGCGGATCACGGAGATATGTGCGGCTCGCATCGCATGATGGATAAGCACTATATTCTCTACGACGATGTCGTGCGCGTGCCGCTTATGATTTCTTGGCCGGGACAAGTTCAAGCAGGCGTCGAACGCGATGACTTCGTTTACAATTTGCTCGATATGGCTCCGACGCTGTTTGAATTAGCAGGGCTGGATGCGAATAACGACGCGGCTTTTCATGGCCGGTCTTTGACGCCGCTCGTTACGGCGGGCGAGTCGGATCAGCCATGGCGCGATGAGGTCGTAGCCTCCTATAACGGCCAGCAGTTCGGACTGTATACGCAGCGCATGATCCGTACGCGGGAATGGAAATATATATGGAACTTAACGGACACCGACGAGCTTTACAGGCTGGATGACGATCCAGGCGAGCTGGATAATGTCATTGGCAGGAAGGAACATGCAGACGTCGTGGCGGAGCTGCGGAAGCGGCTGTTTGACCGGCTGTCGGGGGATGAAGACCCGGCCGTCGCGAACGAATGGACGCGGAGGCAGCTGCTGGAAGGAGCCAAGGCATGA
- a CDS encoding protein kinase domain-containing protein — MITKTIDEVAFDLKEDFDFTFLSEYGRVFAVFDQQDSGNLCFGVQGRDKKLFLKLAGAATMLSNVSAEEAIARLKSTIRIYEHLSHPSLIQIHQHKEIAGGYLTVFDWFDGECMGRQYQSYDRFIALPVEDKLRIFETILNFHEHVHACGYIALDFYDGSIMYDFQSKHTMLCDIEFYRPMPVMNTMGRMWGSSRYMSPEELQLGAQIDERSNVFVMGATAFQLFGGGVDRSIEKWEAGERLHAIASKAVQLEKNERYPSIGELHEAWTAAVNER; from the coding sequence ATGATTACGAAAACGATCGACGAGGTCGCGTTCGATTTGAAGGAAGACTTCGATTTTACGTTCCTTTCCGAATATGGCCGCGTGTTTGCCGTTTTCGATCAGCAGGATTCCGGCAATCTCTGTTTCGGCGTTCAAGGACGCGACAAGAAGCTGTTCTTGAAATTGGCGGGGGCCGCGACGATGTTAAGCAATGTGAGCGCGGAAGAAGCCATCGCCCGGCTCAAATCAACCATTCGCATCTATGAACATTTGAGCCACCCCAGCCTCATTCAGATCCATCAGCATAAAGAAATTGCCGGGGGCTATCTGACGGTGTTCGATTGGTTCGACGGCGAATGCATGGGCAGGCAATACCAGTCGTACGATCGATTTATCGCCTTGCCCGTGGAGGACAAGCTTCGGATTTTCGAGACGATCCTGAATTTTCACGAGCATGTTCACGCTTGCGGTTATATTGCGCTCGACTTCTATGACGGCAGTATCATGTATGATTTTCAATCGAAGCATACGATGCTGTGCGACATTGAGTTTTACAGACCTATGCCCGTTATGAATACGATGGGCCGCATGTGGGGATCGAGCAGGTATATGTCGCCGGAAGAGTTACAGCTAGGCGCTCAAATCGATGAGCGGTCCAATGTGTTTGTCATGGGTGCGACGGCCTTTCAATTGTTCGGCGGCGGCGTTGACCGCTCGATCGAGAAATGGGAAGCCGGAGAACGCTTGCATGCGATTGCGTCGAAAGCCGTACAATTAGAGAAGAACGAACGTTATCCATCGATCGGTGAGCTGCACGAGGCGTGGACGGCTGCCGTTAACGAGCGCTGA
- a CDS encoding YqkE family protein codes for MAKKNKFKPAPAQQKQASEEKPATLKDLLRPDVLDKLKGAAQELKDAEEKRKADIRKREEEARAAEKKRLENDFEYLLNNSKMDWRANKS; via the coding sequence ATGGCAAAGAAGAACAAGTTTAAACCGGCTCCGGCGCAGCAGAAGCAAGCGAGCGAGGAGAAGCCGGCTACGCTGAAGGATTTGCTTCGTCCGGATGTCCTGGATAAGCTGAAGGGCGCGGCGCAGGAGCTCAAGGACGCGGAGGAGAAGCGGAAAGCCGACATCCGCAAGCGCGAGGAAGAAGCGCGCGCGGCCGAGAAGAAGCGGCTTGAAAACGATTTTGAATACTTGCTGAACAACAGCAAGATGGATTGGCGGGCGAATAAGAGCTAA